The DNA region CGCAACCGGCCCGCTCGATGGGCTTCATCGGCTGCTCGATGGCTGAAAACGTCGCCCAGGGCTACGTCGCCATCGGCGGACAACGCATGTGGGGCCCCTACGGCACCGGCGGCGCCGTCGTGCAGTCCTGGACCAACACCAACTCCAGCTCCTGGCAGGCCTTCGACCGGCAGGCCGCCCAGTACGGCCGACCGACCGCAGTGTGGGTGCAGATCTGCATCTTCGCCCAAAATGGAGCGACCTACAACGAGGTACGGCAGCTCATCACCAACGCCCGCCAGCACGCCGCCCCTGGCGCGACCATCTACATCTCCGGCCAGCCGCTCTACGACCCCGGCCAGACCTGCTTCCTCGCCGGCAACGGCGGCCCCGAGTTGACCGACAGCCTCGCCCGCCAAGCAGCCGCCGACGCCACGCAGAACGTGATCTACCCCGGGACGTTCCGCCTGCGCAGCAACGAGGTCTCGGACGGCTGCCACGCCAACACCACCGGCCAACAGTCCCTCGGCCGGCAGGCAATGGCGTACTGGGGCTAGCCGACAGTCCAGGCGACTGACCCGGCCGCGCGGGCAGCGGCAACGGCGGTGCCTCGTCACGCCCTTCCATGACGAGGCACCGCCCCAACTGCCCGCCAACTCAACTCAACGCAGCTCGGATCGTCGAGGTGTGCCGTCGGGTTGACCAGACGATCGCATCGGCTGCCAGCTGAGACTCCATCTCCACCCGGTCAACGCACACCGGTCTGGCCGAGGCGGTAGTGGCAGCCGAGGGAGCGAGGGTGGAGGCGCTCGTGCCGCTCAGCGAGCGGGCACACCGGGCGAGCCGCAGGGGGACCATGCATGGATAGGATCGCGGCTCGCCCAGGCGTGCATGTCAGGCGACCCGGTCGGTGGTGGTGGTGGTGTTACGTTCGTTCCACCGCAGCATCCTGGCTACCCGGATCGCCACGTCCGGAGCCATCCGTGGTGCGGTTCGGGCAAGTGCCTGTATCTCGTCCTCGATCGATGGGTCGAGCAGGTGGCGGGCCATCGGTAACGTCCCCCGAGCGTCCGGATGGCCGGGTGTGTTCGCGTTTGGGTTATCGGCGGGGGTGGGGTCGCTGCCGGGCCTTACCGCGCGGTGGAGCGTACCCTGGTCGCCTCGTGGGCGACGGCGTGGGTTAGGTGTCGTCTGGCTTGTGGCCATCTTCCTCCGCTGTGAATGCCGCTTGTCGGGTCCGCTGCGTTGTGGTCATCGCTGGTTTGCCTTTCTATGGGTTGAGAATGACGCGGTGGCGTTACCACCCGCGCTACCCGTAGCTGTCGATAACAGCCGTTTCCGGCACGAGGCGACACGGGAGAACAAAGCCCGACACAGGCCGGGACAATAGGGTGTGATGAAGTGCACAGATTCGTTTTCGGGTATCAAGGTCGAGGTGTTACCAGGTGCGCGTAGGCGTTACCGCCTCCGGCTGGTGCTACGGGCTACCGGTAGCGCCCAGGCCGCCGGGGCGATGGGTGTTACCAGCGCGGCGGCACTGGTCCCGCCTCTGTCGGAGCGGCCGGCGGCACCCTTACGACGCGGTCGTGGTGCTGTACGCCGCTCGTGTCGGGCTGTACCGTTCCGTATTGATTGGTCTGTGCCCGTAGCGCGGTTGCGGTGATCACTCGTCGAATAGCCGGGCCGGTTGAGCAAGTTGTAGTACGGGTTACCAGATCTCGCGTACGCGCCGTCCGGCCGCGTAGCAAGATATGGCAATTGGCCGCCATCTTGCGGAGCAAGATATGGCCTCTGCTTATCAATCTCGACCGGGCGCGGTCGAGATTCCGGTGGTGCCGTGGTCAGGGGTCGTGGCTGTCTGGGCGAGTAGTGCGGTGATGAGGTCTGCCAGTGGGGTGATCGTGTGTCTCTGGTGGTGGGGTAGGCGTTGGTGGTGGTGGCAGCCGGGGCAGGTGCCGGTGTCGTTGGTGGGCAGGGTGAGGGCGCAGCGGGCGCAGGCGGTGAGGTGTTCGTCGTCGAGCGCGGCGGCGAGGGTGTCGCGGTGGGTGTGGTGGCGTTGCCACCAGGACAGTGCACGCCACCGCCGGTCGACGTTTTCGTCACGCCACTGCGGATAGGTGAGCCGGGTGCCGTAGTGGCGGTTGGGGGGTTGCCAGTCGCGCCAGACGTCGGCTTGGGCGTCCTCACGAATCTGGGCGTGGTCGAGCCAGCGGTGTTCGGTGGGGGTGAGCAGACGTTGTCGTGCGAGGCGGGCGGCGGCGGTGTACCAGGCGGGCCGGTCGCCTCCAGTTGCGGTGAGGTGGGCGAGGTGGTGGACCTGATGGCTCCAGGCGGTGTGGTGTGCCCGGGTGAGCGCGGTGCGCAGCGTCTTGGCGGTGGTCGGGTCGTCGGGGTGGTGTCGCCACCAGTCGGCGAGCGCGGCCAGAACGCTGCTGGTGTCGAGGTCGGGAGTGAACGGGTTGCGGGGGTCGTGGTCGCGGTCGAACAGGTAGGCCAGCAGGTCGACGGCGGCGGGGCCGAGGTCCGATTCGAGTTGCTGTGGGTGGCGGGCCAGGGTGTGCAGGGTGTGGGAGCGTTGGCGGGCGAGCTCGGCGGCGTGTTCACGCCGGTAGGCGGGTTGGGCGGCGGCGGTGATGGTGGCGCGTTCGGTGAGGATCGCGGTGATCGTGGTTTCGGCGGCTTCGGGGTCGGTGAGGTTCCAGGCGTGGGCGGTGACGGCGCGGGCGGGGTCGCGGACGAGGCCGGTCGCGGCGACGATCAGCCGGCCGTGTTTGGCGATCAGGTCGAAGTCGGTGACAGGGTGTCGGCGGTAGCGGCTGGGGGCGTGGTCTTCGCGGAGGTGTTTGGCGGCGTTGCGGGTGAAGGTGACGGCCCGGTGGACGGTGGTGGTAAACAGCAGCAGGGGCGGGCAGTGCGGGAACCTGCCGCGCCACGCCTGGTCGCGGGCGTAGGCGCGGTAACGGTCGAGTTTGGCTCTGAGCTGGTTTTGGGTCATGGAGGCGAGGTCGATCTCCACGAACGCCGCCGTCGTCCTGCCGTCTGGCAGGGTGGCTTCGTAGACGGCGTCGGGGGTGAGGCGCTTGGTCGTGGTGCCGCCCCATGCGGAGGTGGGGCCGTCC from Solwaraspora sp. WMMD791 includes:
- a CDS encoding replication-relaxation family protein — encoded protein: MSSGTTLRLRASGGPSEQLLLLLNDHRVMTTDQLARATATPARTVLYRLEQLRSAGMVDYDRPGRHTGSAPHHWWLRLAGARLITGTALTDGRRPSAMFTAHAATITEVWLALRDNGPPAGLTMTGWATDRAGWQEWDGPTSAWGGTTTKRLTPDAVYEATLPDGRTTAAFVEIDLASMTQNQLRAKLDRYRAYARDQAWRGRFPHCPPLLLFTTTVHRAVTFTRNAAKHLREDHAPSRYRRHPVTDFDLIAKHGRLIVAATGLVRDPARAVTAHAWNLTDPEAAETTITAILTERATITAAAQPAYRREHAAELARQRSHTLHTLARHPQQLESDLGPAAVDLLAYLFDRDHDPRNPFTPDLDTSSVLAALADWWRHHPDDPTTAKTLRTALTRAHHTAWSHQVHHLAHLTATGGDRPAWYTAAARLARQRLLTPTEHRWLDHAQIREDAQADVWRDWQPPNRHYGTRLTYPQWRDENVDRRWRALSWWQRHHTHRDTLAAALDDEHLTACARCALTLPTNDTGTCPGCHHHQRLPHHQRHTITPLADLITALLAQTATTPDHGTTGISTAPGRD
- a CDS encoding cellulose-binding domain-containing protein, producing the protein MHSHPRRAGIRLFVAVAMSVAVSAAVSTVVAAPAAAAPGCRVAYSVSSQWPGGFTGNVAITNIGDPLSSWTLTWSFSAGQQVTQAWNSTISQSGSQVTARNVSYNGNLPTNASTSLGFNGSWNGSNPAPTNFALNGTTCNGTTQPSPTISPTAGPSPSPSLSPTPGPTTSPTTGPQPARSMGFIGCSMAENVAQGYVAIGGQRMWGPYGTGGAVVQSWTNTNSSSWQAFDRQAAQYGRPTAVWVQICIFAQNGATYNEVRQLITNARQHAAPGATIYISGQPLYDPGQTCFLAGNGGPELTDSLARQAAADATQNVIYPGTFRLRSNEVSDGCHANTTGQQSLGRQAMAYWG